TGATCGGCACCGAGATGAACACGCCCATCACATTGAGCAGCGCGGCAGAGATCACCGAATTGGCGACATTGCCGCCCGCGAGCGAGGAGTACGCCGTAGCGGATTGCACCGTCGACGGCAGCGCGCCGAGGTAGAGAAAGCCGAGCGCAACGACCGGCGGCAAAACTCCTGCGCCGAGAATTGCAAACCCCTTCCCCGTCAGCGCCATTGCCCCGAAGCACCATATCACCAGCGGCAGCAGGAACCGCCAATGGCCGATGCCGCGCGCGACTTCGTGGCGCGGGAGGCGCAGCCCGTTGAGCAGGAACAACAGGAAGATCGCTCCATTCGAGATGCCTTGCGCGAGATCGTGCCAGCGTCCGCTTGCAGGGGCGATACTGGCGAGCACGATCGCCAGCAGCAGCATGCGAACCATCAGGTCTATGTGGGAAAGCAGACGGCGGATCATCGCCACGCCATGTGGCTGACCCTGCCTTGCTTGTCGATAGCCGCTATTCGCCTGCCTTTCGGGCGATCGCGGCCCGCAGGCTCACGAGTGTTGGATCGTTCGCTGCGCCGTAGAGGCTCGCATGATCGAGCAGCATTGTCGCGCGGGTATAGTCGCCCTGCAGATAAGCCCACCGCGCAAGCAACGCGCAGGCTTCGGCATTGTTCGGTTCACCCTTCACGAACCTGGCAAGCAGGTTCGCCGCGTCCACTTCGCGACCCTGCTCGATCAACGCATAGATCATTCGCTTGGCAAGCGGCCAAGGGCGGCGGACCGCTGCCGCCCGGTTGTAGATCTGCGTGGCCAGATCTGGCCGACCCATAGCCAATGAAGCATCGCCGTCGAGCGCCATTGCGTCGGACGATTGCGGGTATCGAGCGAGGAACGCATCGGCCCGCGCCTTTGCCTGGGTCGGATTTCCCGCAGCGACCAGCCCGCGAACCAGCGAAACCGTGCTGGGTCCACTCGCATCGCCATACAACTCGGCCACGTCGAGGTCGGTCGCTGGCGCGAGGTCGCGCACTGTCATTGCAAACGGGCGTTGTGCCCGGTTGAGAAAACCCGCTGCCTTCTCGCGATCGCCAATTGCTTCATACGCCCGCCCGACCAGCATCGCGATGTAAGGGGTGTCGGCGCGCCCGGCAAAGCGGGCAATCAATTCCCGGTCGCTGCCGCCTAGCTTCAGTGCCCGCGCAAGCAGCCGCTGCACTCGCGCGTTTTCGGGTTGCAGGCGTGCGAGGCGGTCAAACCCTTGAGCCGCACTCGCGTAGTTGCCGTTTTCGAGGTCGATGATGCCCAATAGCAGGATTGCCGCAGGCATTTGCCGCTCGAGGTCGCCGCTGCGCTGGAGCAGGCCGCGCGCGAGGTCGTAGTCCCCTGCCCTCGCTGCGAGAACCGCTTGCAGGTATAGCAGGCGCGGATTTCCCGGATTGGTATTGGCCAACTTGCGTAGGGCAGCGAGCATTTCCTTGGCTCGCCCGAGTTCCCCCAGCGTTGCGGCATAGCCAGCAAGCAGGGGCGCATTATTTGGAGAGTGCTTCAGGCCAAGCTCGAACAGTGGCAGTGCGGCCGCCATGCCTTGCGAATCCCGCACCAGTTGCGCGCGAAATAGCAGTGCCGAGGGATTTTCCGGCCCCAGTGTGATTGCCTTCTTCGACGCCTCGACCGCTCCGAACTGCGCTCCGCTGCGATAACGCATGCGACCGATATCGACCCACAGGTCAGCACTGTCGGGTTCGAACTGTAGCGCTGTCGCGTAAGCCTTTTCGGCCTGCCCCAGTTTGCCCTCGCGCATTGCCAGGTGTCCGCGGATCCTGAACCCCTGGCCGCGCACGTTGGGAGCAAAGTCTTCGTTGTCGAGCCACCGGTGGGCATCCGCGAGATTGCCCTGCATCAGCTGCGCTTCGCCCATGAATGGGGCGATTTGATTGCGTGGAGCGCCTTTGGCCAGCTCCGCGCGCAAGTCTGCTTCGGCAGCGATCCCGTCACCTCGCGCGAGGGCTGCCATGGCCCGTTCGTAGAGCGATGGTGCCGGTGCGCTTTGGGTGCATCCGGCGAGGGTCAACCCCAGCCCCAGGATTGCTCCGGGAAGGCTAGGTCTGGAGATCATACTGCTTGAGCAAGTCGTAAAGCGTGGGGCGGCTGATTCCGAGCAGTTTGGCGCTGGTCGAGATATTCCCCTCGCTGCGCGCCAGTGCATGGCGAATCATCGCCCGATCGGCTCGTTCGCGCGCACTCTTGAGATTGAGTGCTTCGGTCGCCTCGTCCTCGGTTTCGGTCAGGTCGAGGTCGTCGGCGACGACGAGCTTGCCGTCGGCCAAGATGACCGCACGCTTCACCCGGTTTTCGAGCTCTCGCACATTGCCTGGCCAGTTCCATCCGTCGATCGCGGCCAAGGCATCGGGGGCGAAACCCTTGACCGCCGGATTCATCTCGGCAGCGAACTTGGTCAGGAAATGCTTGGCGAGCAGCACGGCGTCTCCGGCCCGCTCCGCCAAAGTCGGTATCTTGATCACGATTTCGGCGAGCCGGTAGAACAGATCCTCGCGAAAGGTTCCCGCCTCGATCATCGCTTCTAGGTCCTGGTGCGTGGCGCACACGATCCGCGTGTCGACAGCGATCGCAGTGCGCCCGCCGATTCGCTCGATCGTCCGCTCCTGCAAGAAGCGCAGCAGCTTTACCTGCAGCGGCAGCGGGATATCGCCAACTTCGTCAAGGAACAGCGTGCCGCCCTGAGCCTGCTCGATCTTGCCCTCGGTGGTCTTGACCGCGCCGGTGAACGCGCCCTTTTCGTGACCAAACAATTCGGCTTCGAGCAGGGTTTCGGGGATTGCCGCGCAATTGAGCGCCACGAACGCCTTGTCCTTGCGATCGCTGGCGTCGTGGAGGCCGCGCGCGAGCAGTTCCTTGCCCGTCCCGCTTGCCCCCAACAGCATGACAGAAACAGCGGTGTTCGCCACTCGCTCGATCGTGCGCGCGACCTTCGCCATCTCCGGCGCGGCCGTGATGAGGTTGCCGAGTACGGTTGATTCCTCGCCTACGCGCGCGGCCAGGCGACGGTTTTCCGCTTCGATCTGGTGGAGGTTGAACGCGCGACGAACGATCAGGCCCAGCGCGTCAATGTCGACCGGCTTCTGGTAGAAATCGTAGGCACCGCGCTCGATCGCCTGTAGCGCGCTTTCACGCGCGCCATGGCCGCTCGCGACGATCACCTTGGTATCCGGCTTGAGTTCCATGATTGCGTCAAGCACTGCAAAGCCTTCGCGCGTCCCGTCGGGATCGGGCGGCAAGCCGAGATCGAGCGTTACAACTGCGGGCTCGTGGGCGCGAAGTGCGGCCAGTGCCGCTTCACGGTCGCCAGCGATCACGACCTCGAAGTCTTCGTAAGCCCACTTGAGCTGAGCCTGCAGGCCCTCGTCGTCCTCGACGATCAGAAGGATCGGTTTCTGGGCAGCCATCACGCTGTCTCCTGCTGAGCCGGAAATTCTCCCGGCAGGTCAAACGCAGCCTTTTGCTGCGGCATGGATATCTTGAAGCGGGTGCCGAGCCCCTCACGCGATTCAACTTCGAGCCGCCCGCCCATCGCCCGGATCAACTCGCGGGCTTCGTAGGCCCCGATGCCAAATCCTCCGTCCTTGGACGAGACGAATGGCTTGAACAGGCCGTCGCGCAGGAATTTCGGGCTCATCCCGCCGCCTGAATCCAGCAACTCGATCCGGCCGCGGAGCCCATCGCACGATACATCGAGCATGACCGGCATGCCCGCTTCGCTGGCATCGATGGCATTCTGGACGAGATGGACCAGCGCCTGCTCGAGCGCATCGCGATCGGCCATTACCAGGCACTTTTCGGACCGGGTCAGCTGGACCGGATGGACGTCGGCGTAGCGTTTCGCGACGTTCGCGGCGACTTCGGCAAGATCGACGGATTCGCGCTTACCGCTGGCTGCAGTCGACCCATAGCGCCCAAGACGCGCAATAAGCGCGTTCAACTTGGCGGAACTCTTGGTGAGCGTAACCACCATGTCCTTGCGAAACTCGGGATTGTCTGCGTGCCGCTGCGAATTGCGCGCGAGCAGCGAAAGCTGGCTGGCGAGATTCTTGATGTCGTGCATCACGAAAGCGATCCGACGGTTGAACTCGTCGAATTGCGCCGCTTCGCTCAGCGCCTCGTGCCCGGCTTGTTCGGCCAGGTAGCTGGCAAGCTGGCGACCGACAACCTTGAGCAGATCGAAATCTTCCCAGTCGAGTTTGCGCGGGATCGGTGGGCGCGAGAGGATCACGACTCCGACCAGCCGTTCGAAGTGAATGAGCGGGACAATCACCCATGCCTTCGGGTCTTCGATCAGCCAATCCGGTATGAGCTGTTGGTGGCCGGATGCATCGGTTCCGCACCGGACCGCGTCGATTTCCACGATCGTGTCGTTCGCTTCGATCGCCGATGCGAATTCCGATGCCAGCCCCTCGCCCGGCGGTGCGAAGCTGTTCCAATTCCAACGCCCGGCAAGTTCGAGGTTACCTTCGGTGCCGGGTTGCATCAGCGCGGCGCCGTCGCTGTCGGTGATATCCGCCAGCGCTTGTGCGCTCCGTTCCGCAAGACTTGGCGCATCGGCCCCTGCCCGCCCGATGGTCTGGTTGAAGCGCAGCCATTCGGCGCGATAGTCGTAGCGGTGCTGGAACAGGTGCTTGAACACCTTGACCCGCAGCCAACCGCGCATCCGCCTGGAGGGCAGCCACAAGACCGCGACAAGCGCCGCGACGAAAACGAAGCCGACCTGAGTCAAGCGATTGAGCCCATCGCCTAGAAAGCTCAGCGATTGAGCCATGACCATCATCGCCAGCAGGTATGCTCCGATGACTAGAAGCGAGAGCGATTGGAAAGCGACTGCGCGCGAAGGGACGATCTTCAGATCGGCAGCACGGGAATTTGCGCTGATTGCCAGCAGCAATGCACTCGTTCCCAAAACCAGTCCGCGAAGTGCGCCCAGTTCCAGCGAATGCGCGCCGGTGAAGTAGGAGATCGTATAGAAATTGAGTTGGTACGCCCAGATCCCCGCGAGTGCAGCGGTGCTCCAGCGTAAGACCTGGCGCGACGTCGCAGAGGCCCCGGCGTATAGGTTGTGCAGGAGGACGAGCGCCCCAACCGCGACGAGGATATGGAACAGGGCGGAAATGGTTAGGACGACCGGTGCGGCAGCCGCGCCGTTGCCGAGCCGAAGATCGAGGACTGTCAGGACCGGCTGGATACACTCGACCAGCGCGAGCACGATCACCAGCGGCCGAATAGGGGCCATGCTCCGATCGCGCCCGTCGGTGGCGAACAGCTGGTAAAGGACCAGCAGCCACGTGAGACTCACCACGGTCTCGATCAGGCTGGCAAAGCCGCTGGCAGGCCCGAACGCC
Above is a window of Tsuneonella mangrovi DNA encoding:
- a CDS encoding tetratricopeptide repeat protein, producing MAALARGDGIAAEADLRAELAKGAPRNQIAPFMGEAQLMQGNLADAHRWLDNEDFAPNVRGQGFRIRGHLAMREGKLGQAEKAYATALQFEPDSADLWVDIGRMRYRSGAQFGAVEASKKAITLGPENPSALLFRAQLVRDSQGMAAALPLFELGLKHSPNNAPLLAGYAATLGELGRAKEMLAALRKLANTNPGNPRLLYLQAVLAARAGDYDLARGLLQRSGDLERQMPAAILLLGIIDLENGNYASAAQGFDRLARLQPENARVQRLLARALKLGGSDRELIARFAGRADTPYIAMLVGRAYEAIGDREKAAGFLNRAQRPFAMTVRDLAPATDLDVAELYGDASGPSTVSLVRGLVAAGNPTQAKARADAFLARYPQSSDAMALDGDASLAMGRPDLATQIYNRAAAVRRPWPLAKRMIYALIEQGREVDAANLLARFVKGEPNNAEACALLARWAYLQGDYTRATMLLDHASLYGAANDPTLVSLRAAIARKAGE
- the prsK gene encoding XrtA/PEP-CTERM system histidine kinase PrsK, with product MGPESLWIVLGFVLNLAGGIACALVAVWLFGRGENAHGRPAARIFALLATAAWCVAGAAFGPASGFASLIETVVSLTWLLVLYQLFATDGRDRSMAPIRPLVIVLALVECIQPVLTVLDLRLGNGAAAAPVVLTISALFHILVAVGALVLLHNLYAGASATSRQVLRWSTAALAGIWAYQLNFYTISYFTGAHSLELGALRGLVLGTSALLLAISANSRAADLKIVPSRAVAFQSLSLLVIGAYLLAMMVMAQSLSFLGDGLNRLTQVGFVFVAALVAVLWLPSRRMRGWLRVKVFKHLFQHRYDYRAEWLRFNQTIGRAGADAPSLAERSAQALADITDSDGAALMQPGTEGNLELAGRWNWNSFAPPGEGLASEFASAIEANDTIVEIDAVRCGTDASGHQQLIPDWLIEDPKAWVIVPLIHFERLVGVVILSRPPIPRKLDWEDFDLLKVVGRQLASYLAEQAGHEALSEAAQFDEFNRRIAFVMHDIKNLASQLSLLARNSQRHADNPEFRKDMVVTLTKSSAKLNALIARLGRYGSTAASGKRESVDLAEVAANVAKRYADVHPVQLTRSEKCLVMADRDALEQALVHLVQNAIDASEAGMPVMLDVSCDGLRGRIELLDSGGGMSPKFLRDGLFKPFVSSKDGGFGIGAYEARELIRAMGGRLEVESREGLGTRFKISMPQQKAAFDLPGEFPAQQETA
- the prsR gene encoding PEP-CTERM-box response regulator transcription factor, encoding MAAQKPILLIVEDDEGLQAQLKWAYEDFEVVIAGDREAALAALRAHEPAVVTLDLGLPPDPDGTREGFAVLDAIMELKPDTKVIVASGHGARESALQAIERGAYDFYQKPVDIDALGLIVRRAFNLHQIEAENRRLAARVGEESTVLGNLITAAPEMAKVARTIERVANTAVSVMLLGASGTGKELLARGLHDASDRKDKAFVALNCAAIPETLLEAELFGHEKGAFTGAVKTTEGKIEQAQGGTLFLDEVGDIPLPLQVKLLRFLQERTIERIGGRTAIAVDTRIVCATHQDLEAMIEAGTFREDLFYRLAEIVIKIPTLAERAGDAVLLAKHFLTKFAAEMNPAVKGFAPDALAAIDGWNWPGNVRELENRVKRAVILADGKLVVADDLDLTETEDEATEALNLKSARERADRAMIRHALARSEGNISTSAKLLGISRPTLYDLLKQYDLQT